The following coding sequences are from one Nicotiana tomentosiformis chromosome 3, ASM39032v3, whole genome shotgun sequence window:
- the LOC104092024 gene encoding uncharacterized protein: METKENAAAATVQHVTKASSDQLLRKFAEMGSESEDKALAKKELGLAKRRKRIQPTADGSSTTTVLGERKSLLPPVGSQRSVALIRRLGIGKTKSRARDFRNRSFLGTIEKTWRRTVEGASKVFIEKHYNRHRRLISDTY, translated from the exons ATGGAAACAAAGGAAAATGCTGCTGCTGCTACAGTTCAACATGTAACAAAAGCATCATCAGATCAGCTTCTAAGGAAGTTTGCAGAGATGGGTTCTGAATCAGAAGATAAAGCTTTAGCTAAGAAGGAACTCGGGTTAGCTAAACGCAGGAAAAGAATACAACCCACTGCCGATGGGAGCAGCACTACTACTGTTTTGGGTGAGAGGAAGTCCCTTCTACCTCCTGTTGGTTCTCAACGATCCGTGGCATTGATTCGGCGTTTAGGAATTGGAAAAACTAAGAGTAGAGCTAGGGATTTCAGGAACAGATCCTTTTTGGGTACTATTGAGAAG ACATGGCGCAGAACTGTTGAAGGAGCTTCCAAGGTCTTCATTGAGAAACATTACAACCGGCACAGGCGTCTGATAAGTGATACGTATTAG
- the LOC138907453 gene encoding uncharacterized protein has product MVQLIQSTGQYVGLSHEDSQRHIQNFLEITDTYNYPNISKDYVRMTLFPFPLLGKEILNQVFPTKKTKSLRRQILGFQQRDGETLRQAWERYKKLLRDCPHHCQTDEVLGHTFIDGMDETSKMNLDSAYKGSCMAMPYSEIHLLLNNFTANDHNWQGYGESRRAIKKIAVGVIELDDFLSMRADIAKLANQMNIMTMHQTQQMQHVQHISTCCELCGDSHTSDMCSTNPESIYYVGQQSTGPVNQLAQYGNTYNPNWKNHPNFS; this is encoded by the exons atggtacagctgattcagtccacagggcaatatgtgggtctatctcatgaagactcGCAGAGGCACATTCAAAACTTCCTGGAAATTacagacacttacaattatccgaacatttccaaggactatgtcaggatGACATTGTTTCCCTTTCCACTGTTGGG caaggaaattcttaatcaagttttccctactaagaagacaaagtcactGAGGAGAcagattcttgggttccaacaacgggatggcgagactcttcgtcaagcttgggaaagatacaagaagctactcagagactgcccgcatcattgtcagactgatgaggtgttGGGTCATACTTTCATTGATGGGATGGACgagacatcaaagatgaatcttgattcagcttataagggtagttgcatggcaatgCCGTATAGTGAAATCCATCTCCTACTAaacaacttcactgctaatgatcataattggcaaggaTATGGGGAATCACGAAGAGCAATTAAAAAGATAGCAGTCGGTgtaattgagcttgatgacttcttatccatgagagcagatatagcaaaattggcaaatcaaaTGAATATAATGACAATGCACcaaacacaacagatgcaacatgtacaacatATATCTACTTGTTGCGAATTATGTGGTGACAGTCACACGAGTGACATGTGctccacgaatcctgaatctatctaCTATGTAGGGCAACAGAGTACAGGTCCGGTAAATCAGcttgcacaatatgggaacacttacaatccaaattggaagaatcatcctaacttctcctAA